DNA from Kitasatospora herbaricolor:
CCGCTCCCCCTGGAGGGGAACGTGCTGCACGCCCGGCGGGCAGGCGCGCCCCACCCCGACGGCCGGTAGCGGCGGCCCGTCGCCGTCCCGTCCTGTCGGCCTCCCCTTCCCGCGCCTCCCGTCCCATCGGCCTCCCGGGCGAACCCGACCCGGGAGGCCGGCCGGTGGGCGCCGCGCCGGCACCCCGCCCGACTAGCCTGACCGGATGGAGAACACGGAGAAGCTCGACGGGGTCGAGATCCTGCCCTTCGCCGACGAGGAGGCGTTCACGCGCTGGCTGAGCAGCCATCACACCCGCCACGAGGGAGTCTGGTTGAAGCTGGCGAAGAAGGGCTCCGGGATCCCGTCGCTCACCAGCGACCAGGCGGTGGACGTGGGCCTGTGCTACGGCTGGATCTCCGGCCTGCGACGCGGCCTGGACGAGCGGCACTACCTGCAGAAGTACGTCCCCCGGCGGCCGGGCAGCCTCTGGTCGCAGGTCAACGTCGAGAAGGTGGCGGTCCTCACCGCCGAGGGCCGGATGCGCGAACCGGGCCTCGCCGAGGTCCGCCGCGCCCAGGCCGACGGCCGGTGGGCACGCGCCTACCGGTCCCAGCGCACGGCCGCCGTCCCCGAGGACCTCGCCGCCGCGCTCGCGGCCGACCCCGCCGCCGACCGCGCCTTCCAGGCCCTCGACCGCACCGGCCGCTACCTCACCGCCCTCCCCCTCCTCCAGGCACCCACGCCCGAGGTACGCCGGGCCAGGCTGGAGCGCACGGTCCTCCGCCTCGCCGCGGACGGACGCGGCGACAAGGAGAAGGAGGCGACCGGCGGCGCGGTGACGTAGGTACCGGTGGCACGGCCCGAACGGTGGAGTGCCGGCCGTACAACTCGTCCGACGCCTGGTCGAGTTCACCCGACGCCGGTCGAACCGCCCGGCGAATCCCTCCGGCCCGGGCCGCTGACCTGGGTGGGGACCACCCGTCCGCCGCCTCCGTTCACGCAGTGAGGCTAATCACTGCCTCACGGTATCGGTCCGGGCGCCGGGTAGGTGTACGTTCCTGCGCCAGCGGGTGAATCAGTCCTCCGCTGTCGCAGATGCCCGGTCAGCAGCGCCTCCGACGAGAGAGACACCAGACATGTCTGCACAGGTCCCGACCCACCACCCACCCCAGCGCATCGGCGTGGTCGCCGAGTCGACACCCGGGGAGACCCGCGTCGCGGCGACGCCCGCGACGGTGCGGCAGTTGCTCGGCCTCGGCTACCAGGTCGTCGTCGAGTCGCAGGCGGGCACCGCCTCCGGATTCACCGACGAGGCCT
Protein-coding regions in this window:
- a CDS encoding YdeI/OmpD-associated family protein, which codes for MENTEKLDGVEILPFADEEAFTRWLSSHHTRHEGVWLKLAKKGSGIPSLTSDQAVDVGLCYGWISGLRRGLDERHYLQKYVPRRPGSLWSQVNVEKVAVLTAEGRMREPGLAEVRRAQADGRWARAYRSQRTAAVPEDLAAALAADPAADRAFQALDRTGRYLTALPLLQAPTPEVRRARLERTVLRLAADGRGDKEKEATGGAVT